The Vibrio echinoideorum DNA window GCGCTGAACATTTTGCGTCACAGGCTCAGGTTCGCTTGAAGTCGGCACTCGATGTGGTGTGGTCAAACAAAGAGAAAGGCTTGTTCATTCGTAAGGTTGAAGAAGTCGCAAGCGGACAGGTTGCAATCGTTAAGTCTGAACAAACCATTCAATCGGTCGCGGTTGAAATGTTGCACCAACGTTCGCCCTGTGCGGTGATCTATGAAGGTGAAACCATTGTTGGCTTGATTACCGATCGAGATATGACCAAGCGAGTCATCGCGCATGGTGTCAGTACCGATAGCTTGATTTCTGAGGTGATGACGCACTCTCCACTGACGGTTAAACCGGATGATCTCGTGTTGCATGCCGCATCTATCATGATGCAATTCAACATTCGTAACCTTCCAGTAGTAAAAGAAAACAAAGTTGTTGGCCTTCTTACTACGTCTCACTTGGTTCAAAACCACCGTGTTCAAGCGATCTTCTTAATCGAGAAAATTAAATACGCGGGCAGCGTGAAAACCATGTCTTCATTTACTTCCGAAAGACAGGCTATTTTTGAAGCGCTGGTGGAAGGTAAAGTGGCACCTGAAACGGTGGGTAAGGTAATGACCATGATTATGGATGCCTACACGCGCAGACTCATTCAGATAGCGATTGATAAGTTAGGCCCACCACCTTGCGATTTCTCTTGGATCGTGGCGGGTTCGCACGCGCGTAACGAAGTTCATATGTTGTCGGACCAAGACAGTGCGATTGTACTCGCTGACGATGCAACCGACAGTGACCGTATTTATTTTAAACACCTAGCAATGATGGTGACCAACGGGTTAGCGAGCTGTGATTACCCATTGTGTCCGGGTAAATTCATGGCGGCGACGCCAAAATGGTGTCAACCATTGGGCGTTTGGAAGCACTATTACAAGAAATGGGTAGCAAACCCTGAATACGAGCGCTTACTCAACATCAGTGTTTTCTTAGAGATACGTACTATCTATGGTAACAGCGAGTTCGAAGGTATTCTTCGTGATGAGCTGCATTCAAATATTCGCGGCAACCGTGAGTTTTTAAGCACACTAGTGAAAGATGCGGTGAACACCAACCCACCACTGGGTATCTTCAACAGTTTGGTTCTAGAGAAATCGGGTGAGAATAAGAAAACACTCAATGTGAAGAAGTACGCCATCAACTTGATTATCGATCTTGCGCGTATTTACGGATTAGCGGTGGAATGTGATTTGTCGGCAACCGATGAACGCTTTGCTGCAGCCAATGAAAAAGGCATGCTGAGTGATGACGCGTTCAAGAACATCCTTGGTGCGTATCAGTTCATTCTGTCTTTCCGTTTCGGTCATCAGCTCGAAGCCCTAAAGAATGGGGAAGTGCCAGATAACAACATCAACCCAGACAGTTTTGGTAGCTTTGAACGTAAGCACTTGAAAGATGCTTTTAGGATCATTGCCGATCTTCAAGAAGCAGCGAAAATTCGTTTCGGAGCGCGTTAATGAAAGCCTTGTTGAACTACTTTCACCCGCTTGAACGAATTAAACGCAAGCGTAAGCAATATCTGGGTACGGTTAAGTTGCCAGAAGCGTTACACGATCTTGTTGAACAACCTTGTCCAGAGATGACGGATAAAGCTAAAGACAGCGATTACATTGTGTTGGATCTTGAAACGACCGGCTTAGATAGCGAACAAGATCTTATTTTGTCCATGGGATGGGTTGATGTGGTTAAGGGGAGAATTGACTTAGCATCAGCCAAGCATATTTACCTTAATAACGATTCTCAGATCAATGCAGAAACCGCAGTCATTAACCACATCACACCACAAATGTTGGAAGAGGGTGCATCGATTCATGATGCAATGCTGACTTTTTTTGAAGCAGCAAAAGGTAAAATTATTGTGGCGCACGCTTGTGTCGTAGAAGAGACCTTTATTAACCAATATTTACTTAGATGTTATGGATTGAGGGCGGTGCCTTTACTTTGGTTAGATACATTGCGTATTGAAAAGACGATGGAAAAAGCGATCAGTAATCATGAAGAAGTGGATTTAACTCTAGCAGGAACACGTGGAAGATATGGGCTTCCTGAGTACAACAGCCACAATGCCTTAGCCGATGCGGTTTCAACGGCTGAGCTACTTTTGGCTGAACAAAAACGAGTGGTTCCGAACGATGAAGTGACACTTTCATTTTTGTATCGGATCAGTCACTAAAGTTAGAGCTAGAATTAGAGTAAGCGCTAGAAAGTTTTCTGCTCGTTCATTTACGAACGCATAGATTTGAAGGTACAAAAAAGCCAGCGATTGCGCTTGCTTTTGTTTAGGTCTTAGAAAATTAGGACAGTAATTATCTTAGATTCTTCATATTGGGTGCAGTTTAGAAGCTGTAAGTAAGACCTACACGGCTACGTAATTCACGAGTTGCTTTTGTTGAAGAAGTGCTCACATCACCAAATTCTACATACGGTGCCCATTGACCCATAATGTGGCGAATACTTGCGTTCAACTCGTAGTTGGTATCATCGTTATCGTAGATGTCGTAATCGTCAGCTTTGTAGTAGTTACCTTCAAAACCGAAACGCCAGTTTTCTATTGAGTAGTTAACGTTTGCCGTTAGACGATGACGACGCTGATTAGAAACGTTTTTATCAACCGTGATTGGTACACCGTCACTATCAACGATAACGTCGCCATTACTATCGAACTGGTACTCTGAGCTGCTCGTGTTCTGTCTCATATCGTAACGGTAACGAGCACTTAGGCTTAAACCGTCAATGCTATCCACTTTGTATGTTGCACGAACTTGAGGTTTATACGTAACGCCAGATTCGCGACCTTCAATCGGCATACCGTAAGTCATCGTCCAATTGTCGTTAAGTACGTGACGGTAGTTTAGACCAAGCTCCCAGCCATTATTCTTCAAGTCTTCCATGAATTTACCGTCTTCTCCCTTGAATTTTGCTTCGATATCTACAAGGAAGTTGCCAATGCTATCGCCCAGTTTTACACGAGTAGCGTGTTGATCTGTGTGACTCTTGTATTCGTGTCTCATATCGAAAGACGCCGCAGATACAGAGCCAGCAGCGAGTACAGATGCCACAGCAATCACGATTTTAGTTTTATTCATGGTATTAGTTCCATATTTATAGGTTGAGTATTGGCCCTAATTTCGAGCCAAATAGAGTAGTTCTTGTCTTTAATGCATTTGGTTGTAGAGATAATCGTTTAATTACCAAACATTTATTTGCATTTAAATAATACAAATATGCTAACGATTAGAGTGCTGTGGTTCTGTGAATTAGATCGTGTTGTCATGATAAACCCCCTATTTACAAAGGGTTACAAAGTAAGGGTTATAATATAACTCATTGTTTTAAAGTGACTTGTCAAATCAGTCTCGTCGATTTATAGAGTTTTCTCTGTCAATAAATGTGCGCTACAGCAAAAATTCGAATCTTTAATTACCATTTTTATTTGTAATACATTATTATTTACTAACTTTCAGCGGCGATACATATGTTTGACATGTTGAATGTATGCTCATGTAGAGCGTGGATAGGTGAACTGATGGTTCATCTCTGAATTTCCAAGAGTGGATTACAAGTTAAAACGCTTTAAAAGCGAACATGGTTTAAAGGCTCTAAGCGGTTGAGAGGTTATGAAAGGTTATAAAGGTGCAAAAGCTAAACGTGGTTTAAAAGCTGTAGTGATTTAAAACCTACGGCACTTGAAAACCTACGACATTTTGAAACTTAAAGTAGCTTAAAAGCATTCGGCATTTGCTTGAGGTGATTGAAAGCCTCAAACAGAGAAGGATTGAAGTGTAGTAGGCAAGTCAGTGACATAGCCTGCTATATAGGTCTGACTTTGGTGCGATTGGGAACCGTCGCTCTAAACTGATGACAAAAGAAGAAATCGTTGAAATGCTCGTAAGAGCATTTTGATTATTGCTCCTAACTATTCTAATTATAACTTCTGCTTTCCTTTAGAGAGGTAGGAGATGACAGTGAAGATCTGTCTTTGCGCTCATGTTGATACAGGCAACATGGGCGTTTTTTTTGCTTTGAATTCATGGGTTAGTAGGTGGTAGGACTGAGGCGGGATGTTCTTTTAAATTTCCAGAATCATTGGAGTTGATATCGTTGTATTAATATCGATGATTTTGTGTGCTTATTAAACTCTATTGAACTAACCGACAAGAAGCACTCATGCATGATGACATGAATGCGTCTTGGAGTAGGTCTAGTCTATAAAAGGTTAACTTTGCGTCGGCATCCATACTTGTTTGGACGTAATTTTGTGGCCTTTAAAGGTTAGCTCCTCAACCTTATCTCCGTTCTGATTCCAACGAGTTAATGTACCATTGGCAATTTCACCGTCATCAAACTTGGTCTCACTGGCCTTGTGACCGTTCGGGTAATAATCCGTTACCAACCCATCTTTTTGCCCTTTGCTGTATTGAGCAGTAAGGCTCTGTTCGCCGTTTGGATACCATCGAGAGGCAACGCCTGACAATTCATTATCTTCATAATTGAGCTGTGCTTTTTTCTGCCCATTGGGATACCAGGCTTCGGCTTTGCCCTGCAATTCACCTTTTTCGTAATTCACTTTAGAAGCGATCTGACCATTCGGATACCAGTTGGTTTCTAGTCCAAGCTGTAGGCCGTCAGCGAATTGCGCTTGAGTTGCTATTTGGCCGTTATCGAATGCCTCTTCAAATTGACCAGTAAATGGTTTTGAGTGGTTGACTTGATAAGCGACACCTTTTCGCATTTGTAGATAATCAACAGCGTCTTCACGCGGTGTAGCTGCGTAACTCATAGAAGACATCGTACTAAGAGCAATCAATATTGGGATGTATTTCTTCATAATGACACCTTTTCATTGGACGGGGGAAAGTGTAGTCGGTGTGTTAAAAGCATTTCACTTCCGAGAATAACTGTCAGCACCTATTACTGGTTTTCAAGTTTTCATTATTAACGGTCTAATAAAGGGAACTTTTTAAAGCGAAATTGGACGTTAAGATTGTCATATTTGTAATACAAATGAGTTGGGTTGAATCATCTTTATAAATTATATGAAATGCTTGTTATGATGTCTGGTCGTGGATTTTCTAGTTACGATTAAAATTTTCTAATGATGATTTAATCTTTTTTTGAGATTTAATTCACATTTAGAGGGATTTTGCCTCAATATAAAGACTTTGGTTGCCAGAGACTGCACTGGCTTGATGAATTACGCTCCCGAACGGTGCAACTTTGAACTCGATCACTTGTATGATTATTAGTGTGTAATAGTCTAAGATCGTCGTCACGCATTTAAGTTATTGTAGTACAAATGTACTTGTCATCTATCTATAGTGAACCTAACAAAAAAACATAAATAAAAGGTCTCAAGATGGAACTCAATACCCTGATAGTTGGCATCTACTTCCTATTCTTAATTGCAATAGGGTGGATGTTCAGAACGTTTACAAGTACGACAAGTGATTACTTCCGTGGAGGAGGTAACATGCTTTGGTGGATGGTAGGTGCAACCGCATTTATGACCCAGTTCAGCGCATGGACATTTACCGGTGCAGCAGGTAAAGCCTTTACTGATGGCTTTGCAGTAGCGATTATCTTCATCGCTAACGCATTTGGTTACTTGATGAACTACCTATACTTTGCTCCTAAGTTCCGCCAACTGCGTGTTGTGACGGTAATTGAAGCGATTCGTATGCGTTTTGGTAAGGTTAATGAGCAAGTGTTTACTTGGTCGGGCATGCCAAACAGTGTTATCTCTGCGGGTATCTGGCTGAACGGCCTTGCGATCATCGCATCGGGTATCTTCGGCTTTGACATGACGACAACGATTATCCTAACGGGTTTGGTTGTATTGGTAATGTCAGTAACAGGCGGCTCATGGGCAGTAATCGCATCTGACTTTATGCAGATGGTGATTATCATGGCTGTGACAGTAACGTGTGCAGTGGTTGCGGTTTACCACGGTGGCGGCGTTACACAAATCATTAACGACTTCCCAACTGATTCATTTATCACGGGTGATAACCTTAATTACCTAAGCATCTTCAGCATCTGGGCAGTGTTCATCTTCTTGAAGCAGTTCAGCATCACGAACAATATGCTGAACTCTTACCGTTACCTTGCGGCTAAAGACTCAAACAACGCGCGTAAAGCGGCACTACTTGCCTGTGTACTGATGACACTGGGTCCAATCATTTGGTTCATGCCTTCATGGTTCATGGCAGGTCAAGGTGTTGATTTAGCCGCTGCTTACCCTGAAGCCGGCAGCAAAGCCGCTGATTTCGCTTACCTTTACTTTGTTCAAGAGTACATGCCGGTTGGTATGGTTGGTCTTCTGATTGCCGCGATGTTTGCAGCAACTATGTCTTCAATGGACTCTGGTCTAAACCGCAACTCAGGTATTTTTGTTAAGAACTTCTACGAGCCGATTCTTCGCCCTAAAGCGACAGAGAAAGAGCTAATGGTCGTTTCTAAAATAACGTCTACTTTCTTCGGCATCGCGATCATCTTGGTTGCTCTGTTCATTAACTCTCTTAAAGGTCTGAGCCTTTTCGACACCATGATGTACGTGGGCGCGTTGATCGGCTTCCCAATGACGATTCCAGCATTCTGTGGCTTCTTTATCCGTAAAACACCGGATTGGGCTGGCTGGGGCACGCTAGTAGTCGGTGGTGTGGTTTCTTACTTCGTTGGTTTCGTTATCACAGCGGACATGATC harbors:
- a CDS encoding DUF294 nucleotidyltransferase-like domain-containing protein; the encoded protein is MPQSLLPNILQFIGQIDPFDKIPKEALRELASNVQITYLGKGDVVDLCESGKEKSLYIIRTGSMEQRKSDGVLRARLGSEDLFGFTFLDSEVNDEKGYRAIAIENTLLYVIPHSALQALFKAFPSCAEHFASQAQVRLKSALDVVWSNKEKGLFIRKVEEVASGQVAIVKSEQTIQSVAVEMLHQRSPCAVIYEGETIVGLITDRDMTKRVIAHGVSTDSLISEVMTHSPLTVKPDDLVLHAASIMMQFNIRNLPVVKENKVVGLLTTSHLVQNHRVQAIFLIEKIKYAGSVKTMSSFTSERQAIFEALVEGKVAPETVGKVMTMIMDAYTRRLIQIAIDKLGPPPCDFSWIVAGSHARNEVHMLSDQDSAIVLADDATDSDRIYFKHLAMMVTNGLASCDYPLCPGKFMAATPKWCQPLGVWKHYYKKWVANPEYERLLNISVFLEIRTIYGNSEFEGILRDELHSNIRGNREFLSTLVKDAVNTNPPLGIFNSLVLEKSGENKKTLNVKKYAINLIIDLARIYGLAVECDLSATDERFAAANEKGMLSDDAFKNILGAYQFILSFRFGHQLEALKNGEVPDNNINPDSFGSFERKHLKDAFRIIADLQEAAKIRFGAR
- a CDS encoding 3'-5' exonuclease gives rise to the protein MKALLNYFHPLERIKRKRKQYLGTVKLPEALHDLVEQPCPEMTDKAKDSDYIVLDLETTGLDSEQDLILSMGWVDVVKGRIDLASAKHIYLNNDSQINAETAVINHITPQMLEEGASIHDAMLTFFEAAKGKIIVAHACVVEETFINQYLLRCYGLRAVPLLWLDTLRIEKTMEKAISNHEEVDLTLAGTRGRYGLPEYNSHNALADAVSTAELLLAEQKRVVPNDEVTLSFLYRISH
- a CDS encoding oligogalacturonate-specific porin KdgM family protein, producing MNKTKIVIAVASVLAAGSVSAASFDMRHEYKSHTDQHATRVKLGDSIGNFLVDIEAKFKGEDGKFMEDLKNNGWELGLNYRHVLNDNWTMTYGMPIEGRESGVTYKPQVRATYKVDSIDGLSLSARYRYDMRQNTSSSEYQFDSNGDVIVDSDGVPITVDKNVSNQRRHRLTANVNYSIENWRFGFEGNYYKADDYDIYDNDDTNYELNASIRHIMGQWAPYVEFGDVSTSSTKATRELRSRVGLTYSF
- a CDS encoding toxin-antitoxin system YwqK family antitoxin; amino-acid sequence: MKKYIPILIALSTMSSMSYAATPREDAVDYLQMRKGVAYQVNHSKPFTGQFEEAFDNGQIATQAQFADGLQLGLETNWYPNGQIASKVNYEKGELQGKAEAWYPNGQKKAQLNYEDNELSGVASRWYPNGEQSLTAQYSKGQKDGLVTDYYPNGHKASETKFDDGEIANGTLTRWNQNGDKVEELTFKGHKITSKQVWMPTQS
- a CDS encoding sodium:solute symporter family transporter yields the protein MELNTLIVGIYFLFLIAIGWMFRTFTSTTSDYFRGGGNMLWWMVGATAFMTQFSAWTFTGAAGKAFTDGFAVAIIFIANAFGYLMNYLYFAPKFRQLRVVTVIEAIRMRFGKVNEQVFTWSGMPNSVISAGIWLNGLAIIASGIFGFDMTTTIILTGLVVLVMSVTGGSWAVIASDFMQMVIIMAVTVTCAVVAVYHGGGVTQIINDFPTDSFITGDNLNYLSIFSIWAVFIFLKQFSITNNMLNSYRYLAAKDSNNARKAALLACVLMTLGPIIWFMPSWFMAGQGVDLAAAYPEAGSKAADFAYLYFVQEYMPVGMVGLLIAAMFAATMSSMDSGLNRNSGIFVKNFYEPILRPKATEKELMVVSKITSTFFGIAIILVALFINSLKGLSLFDTMMYVGALIGFPMTIPAFCGFFIRKTPDWAGWGTLVVGGVVSYFVGFVITADMIQNWFGLNELTGREWSDLKVAIGLIGHIIFTAGFFVLSTLFYKPLPAHREKDVDKFFNNLATPLVAESNEQKKLDNKQRRMLGSLIAVAGVGVMTMFVLPNPMWGRMVFVLCGLIVFSVGLLLVKAVDDKVEQQDEVTPAEG